A stretch of the Vigna radiata var. radiata cultivar VC1973A chromosome 7, Vradiata_ver6, whole genome shotgun sequence genome encodes the following:
- the LOC106768505 gene encoding importin subunit beta-1 produces the protein MAMEVTQILLNAQAVDGALRKQAEENLKQFQEQNLPSFLFSLAGELANDDKPAESRKLAGLILKNALDAKEQHRKIEFVQRWLALDPTLKAQIKAFLLRTLSSPSLDARSTASQVIAKVAGIELPHKQWPELIGSLLSNVHQLPAPTRQATLETLGYICEEVSPDVVDQEHVNKILTAVVQGMNSTEENNDVRLAAIKALYNALGFAQANFSNDMERDYIMRIVCEATQSPELKIRRAAFECLVAISSTYYEKLAHYIQDIFNITAKAVKEDEEPVALQAIEFWSSICDEEIDILEEYGGDFSGDSDVPCFYFIKQALSFLVPMLLETLLKQEEDQDQDEGAWNIAMAGGTCLGLVARTVGDDIVALVMPFIEENITKPDWRQREAATYAFGSILEGPSPDKLVPLVNMALNFMLSALMKDPNNHVKDTTAWTLGRMFEFLHGSALDTPIITPANCQQIITVLVQSMKDVPNVAEKACGALYFLAQGYEDAGSSSSPLTPFFQEIVQALLNVTHREDAGESRLRTAAYEALNEVVRCSNDETAPMVVQLVPVIMMELHQTLENQKVSSDERQNELQGLLCGCLQVIIQKLGSSEPTKYHFMQYADQIMGLFLRVFASRSATAHEEAMLAIGALAYATGADFAKYMTEFYKYLEMGLQNFEDYQVCAITVGVVGDVCRALEEKILPYCDGIMTQLLKDLSSNQLHRSVKPPIFSCFGDIALAIGENFEKYLLYAMPMLQSAAELSAHTAGADDDMTEYTNSLRNGILEAYSGIFQGFKGSPKTQLLMPYAPHVLQFLDSLYMEKDMDDVVTKTAIGVLGDLADTLGSTAGHLIQQSVSSKDFLKECLSSEDHLIKESAEWAKLAISRAISF, from the exons ATGGCCATGGAGGTTACTCAGATCCTTTTAAATGCGCAAGCTGTTGATGGTGCATTAAGGAAACAAGCAGAGGAAAACTTGAAACAGTTTCAGGAACAAAACCTTCCAagtttcttgttttctcttGCTGGGGAATTGGCAAATGATGACAAACCTGCAGAGAGTCGGAAGCTAGCAGGTTTAATTCTCAAGAATGCTCTGGATGCTAAAGAGCAACACAGGAAAATAGAATTTGTGCAAAGATGGTTGGCATTGGACCCAACTTTGAAAGCCCAGATTAAGGCATTCTTGTTGAGGAcactttcttctccttctcttgaTGCTCGATCAACTGCTTCACAAGTTATTGCTAAGGTTGCTGGCATTGAGCTGCCTCATAAACAGTGGCCAGAATTGATAGGATCCCTTTTGTCTAATGTTCATCAGCTTCCTGCACCTACAAGGCAGGCAACTCTTGAGACCCTTGGGTACATTTGTGAAGAAGTTTCCCCAGATGTAGTAGACCAGGAACATGTAAATAAGATACTCACTGCAGTTGTTCAAGGAATGAATTCAACCGAAGAAAACAATGATGTCAGGCTTGCTGCAATAAAAGCATTGTATAATGCTTTGGGTTTTGCTCAGGCAAATTTTTCTAATGATATGGAGCGGGATTACATCATGAGAATTGTTTGCGAGGCCACCCAATCACCTGAATTGAAGATTAGGCGAGCAGCGTTTGAGTGCTTGGTAGCCATTTCTTCAACATACTATGAGAAGTTGGCTCATTACATCCAAGATATCTTCAATATCACTGCCAAGGCTGTGAAGGAAGATGAAGAGCCAGTTGCACTGCAGGCAATTGAGTTTTGGAGTTCAATATGTGATGAAGAAATTGACATATTAGAAGAATATGGAGGTGATTTTAGTGGGGATTCAGATGTTCcctgcttttattttattaaacaggCACTTTCATTTTTGGTCCCGATGTTATTGGAGACACTTTTGAAGCAAGAAGAAGATCAAGATCAGGATGAAGGAGCGTGGAACATTGCTATGGCTGGAGGTACATGTCTGGGATTGGTTGCACGGACAGTGGGCGATGATATTGTAGCTTTGGTCATGCCGTTTATTGAAGAGAATATAACCAAACCAGATTGGAGGCAAAGGGAAGCTGCAACTTATGCCTTTGGCTCTATTTTAGAAGGTCCATCCCCTGATAAACTTGTGCCGCTGGTGAATATGGCTTTGAATTTCATGCTCTCTGCATTGATGAAAGATCCAAATAACCATGTGAAAGACACAACTGCGTGGACTCTAGGACGGATGTTTGAATTTTTGCATGGATCGGCACTGGATACTCCTATTATCACTCCGGCTAACTGCCAACAGATCATTACTGTGCTGGTTCAGAGTATGAAAGATGTTCCAAATGTTGCTGAGAAGGCTTGTGGTGCTCTTTACTTTCTTGCCCAAGGGTATGAGGATGCTGGATCTTCATCCTCTCCGTTGACCCCTTTCTTTCAAGAAATCGTTCAAGCTCTTCTCAATGTAACTCACAGAGAGGATGCTGGAGAATCTCGCCTCAGAACAGCAGCCTATGAAGCCTTAAATGAAGTGGTGAGGTGTTCTAATGATGAAACAGCTCCTATGGTAGTACAGCTTGTTCCTGTCATCATGATGGAGCTCCATCAGACTCTTGAGAATCAGAAGGTGTCATCTGATGAGAGGCAGAATGAGTTACAAGGACTTCTATGTGGTTGCTTGCAGGTTATTATACAGAAGTTGGGATCTTCTGAACCAACGAAATATCATTTCATGCAGTATGCGGATCAAATAATGGGTTTGTTTTTGAGAGTTTTTGCTTCACGAAGTGCAACAGCTCACGAGGAGGCCATGCTTGCCATTGGAGCTTTGGCCTATGCAACTGGAGCTGATTTTGCAAAATACATGACAGAATTTTACAAGTATTTGGAGATGGGTCTCCAAAATTTTGAAGACTACCAGGTTTGTGCTATTACTGTGGGTGTGGTTGGTGATGTGTGCAGAGCCTTGGAGGAGAAAATACTCCCTTATTGTGACGGGATAATGACCCAACTTCTGAAGGATTTGTCCAGCAATCAGTTGCATAGGTCTGTTAAGCCTcctattttttcatgttttggaGACATTGCCCTGGCAATTGGAGAAAACTTTGAGAAGTACCTGTTATATGCAATGCCTATGCTTCAAAGTGCTGCTGAGCTCTCTGCTCATACAGCGGGTGCCGATGACGATATGACAGAATACACAAATTCTTTGAGAAATGGAATCCTAGAAGCATACTCAGGGATCTTCCAAGGGTTTAAAGGTTCGCCAAAGACCCAGCTTTTGATGCCTTATGCTCCTCATGTACTGCAATTCTTGGATAGTTTGTACATGGAGAAGGACAT GGATGATGTTGTGACGAAGACAGCAATTGGTGTGCTTGGAGATTTAGCTGATACTTTGGGTAGTACTGCTGGCCACTTGATTCAGCAGTCTGTGTCTAGCAAAGACTTCCTCAAAGAGTGTTTATCATCTGAGGATCATTTGATTAAGGAATCTGCCGAATGGGCCAAGTTGGCAATTAGTCGAGCAATTTCATTTTGA